A region of Toxorhynchites rutilus septentrionalis strain SRP chromosome 1, ASM2978413v1, whole genome shotgun sequence DNA encodes the following proteins:
- the LOC129774763 gene encoding zinc finger CCCH domain-containing protein 13 yields MARASVWVLLGLALLTFSVHDLHVKAEVPTEYECRPYIEKALQDKLRTESETTTSNDEEVVTPGPGSQESLIDATSQEEEDNTAAEETSIEEDVPASPEQLTASEEVQEALFDNSIEQPIEASEEQREEGEQEDEDGEEDGDEVTEVPASEEQDDEAAASEEQDEGAVASGEQDDEEDEEAAASEEQDEQDDEEDTASAEQDKQADEEDTASEEVDEPAVEAVTDSQQEADEEDDQDEKEADETTSAEAEDEEETEDSVVSAEEEEDDAEETTDSQEVGAADDEDEHKDGEEEDDDDEENEDEEEDDDQTETQAASEEAVEVDDTDEDEEHDLDAEDDDDDEDTETMSAEAEGRNDEIDNEDDEEGDDNDDNDDEVDEEDDEGEASDDEDEEKTETSTETTFDNDDDEDEGENVEKDTQSAEEDEDDEEEYLTASQEADGGDGENDDADDGENGDMDGDDEDDGTGVDGEDKDEEQQSAEEEGAVEESAETTVDAEGSQEKEENEEDEDDENEDDVVADSEEPSAEAHEAVAEVDKSIEEEIEEPASAEKEQQAEVSEEVPVASTEETEPVVSTEEEQVDNEEEMSTEQVEAAVSAEEDEESEKMEATIVSEEVDDETVEKVETISEAAAPVSEQAEEAEEPVTEESADESEPLPEEDLLLEYEIPTNLRDTSHIYELLNINDDAAEKEQALQKVSDIILRDLKKVYDNAIKPLESLYKYRDLSNRHFGDPEIFSKPLVLFMGPWSGGKSTILNYLTHNEYTPNSVRTGAEPSPAYFNILMHGDEPEVLDGTQLAADWTFSGLQKFGQGLLDRLRSQKLPNKLLERVNIVEIPGILEVRKQVSQYFPFNDACQWFIDRADIIFLVYDPSKLDVGPETEAILDQLKGREYQTRILLNKADQVKPEELLRVQGALIWNISPLMSSAQPPVMYTVSLWSNPFESGAPVRLLQAQERSLLLDLGQAIDKRIENKIASARRFAVRVRNHAKMVDCYLTTYYNHKTLFANKKHISDQIIGNPQQYHIYEGLSTLTNISRYDLPDPDVYRDFFQLNPLYEFKKLSETCTYFRGCPINRLDIAIAYDLPELVGKYKKLAEEALGKFHLTSTTTDFGRGKSSS; encoded by the exons ATGGCGCGAGCATCGGTGTGGGTCCTTTTAGGACTGGCGCTGCTCACCTTTTCGGTGCATG ATCTCCACGTCAAAGCCGAAGTCCCGACAGAGTATGAATGTCGACCATACATTGAAAAAGCATTACAGGACAAACTAAGAACAGAATCGG AAACGACAACTAGCAACGACGAGGAGGTAGTGACACCGGGTCCCGGTAGTCAAGAATCGCTAATAGATGCCACCAGTCAAGAAGAAGAGGACAACACTGCCGCCGAGGAAACAAGTATTGAGGAAGACGTTCCTGCCTCGCCCGAACAACTGACCGCGTCGGAAGAAGTTCAAGAAGCACTATTCGACAATTCCATCGAACAGCCCATCGAGGCTAGTGAGGAACAAAGGGAAGAGGGTGAGCAAGAGGACGAAGATGGCGAGGAGGATGGAGATGAGGTAACTGAAGTCCCCGCTTCCGAAGAGCAGGATGACGAAGCCGCCGCTTCTGAAGAGCAGGATGAAGGAGCCGTCGCTTCCGGAGAGCAAGATGATGAGGAGGATGAAGAAGCCGCCGCTTCTGAAGAGCAGGATGAACAAGATGATGAAGAAGACACCGCTTCTGCGGAGCAAGATAAACAGGCGGATGAGGAAGACACCGCTTCTGAAGAAGTAGACGAACCAGCTGTCGAAGCCGTTACTGATAGTCAGCAGGAGGCGGACGAAGAAGACGATCAGGACGAGAAGGAAGCTGACGAAACCACTAGCGCTGAGGCTGAG GATGAAGAGGAGACTGAGGACAGTGTAGTCAGTGCTGAGGAAGAGGAAGATGATGCTGAAGAAACTACTGACAGTCAGGAAGTTGGTGCTGCAGACGATGAAGATGAACACAAGGATggtgaagaagaagatgatgatgacgaAGAGAATGAAGACGAAGAGGAGGATGACGATCAAACTGAGACACAAGCTGCTAGCGAGGAAGCTGTGGAGGTGGATGATACAGATGAAGATGAGGAACATGATCTGGATGCAgaagatgacgatgatgatgaagataCTGAAACGATGAGCGCTGAAGCAGAGGGTCGTAATGATGAGATTGACAATGAAGATGATGAGGAAGGAGACGATAATGATGACAATGATGATGAAGTAGACGAG GAAGATGACGAAGGTGAAGCGAGTGACGATGAGGATGAAGAAAAGACTGAAACTAGTACCGAGACCACAtttgataatgatgatgacgaAGACGAGGGTGAAAACGTAGAGAAGGACACTCAAAGTGCCGAAGAG GATGAAGACGATGAGGAAGAGTATCTGACTGCGAGTCAGGAAGCCGATGGGGGCGACGGGGAAAATGATGACGCAGACGACGGCGAAAATGGAGACATGGACGGTGACGATGAAGACGACGGAACTGGCGTCGATGGAGAG GATAAAGATGAGGAACAACAATCTGCTGAAGAAGAAGGTGCCGTCGAAGAAAGCGCTGAGACTACAGTAGATGCGGAAGGTAgccaagaaaaagaagaaaacgaAGAAGATGAGGACGACGAAAATGAGGATGATGTGGTTGCGGATAGTGAGGAGCCAAGTGCAGAGGCTCATGAAGCAGTAGCAGAAGTAGATAAATCTATCGAGGAGGAGATAGAAGAACCAGCATCAGCAGAAAAAGAACAGCAAGCAGAAGTCTCTGAAGAGGTTCCAGTTGCTAGCACTGAGGAAACCGAACCTGTTGTCAGCACAGAAGAAGAACAAGTAGACAACGAGGAAGAGATGTCAACTGAACAAGTAGAAGCTGCTGTCAGTGCAGAAGAGGATGAAGAATCCGAGAAAATGGAAGCAACTATCGTTAGCGAGGAAGTTGACGACGAAACAGTAGAAAAGGTTGAAACAATATCCGAAGCAGCCGCACCAGTCTCAGAACAAGCAGAGGAAGCAGAGGAACCAGTCACTGAAGAAAGCGCCGACGAATCTGAACCACTTCCAGAGGAAGATCTGCTACTG GAGTACGAAATCCCAACAAACCTTAGAGATACTTCGCACATTTACGAATTGCTCAATATTAACGACGATGCCGCAGAAAAGGAACAGGCTCTCCAGAAGGTTTCCGACATCATCCTGCGAGATCTGAAAAAAGTCTATGATAACGCGATAAAACCTCTGGAATCCTTATACAAGTATCGTGATCTCAGTAACCGCCATTTCGGGGATCCAGAAATCTTCTCCAAACCACTTGTTCTGTTCATGGGACCCTGGAGCGGTGGCAAGTCAACGATTCTCAATTACCTCACTCACAACGAATACACTCCGAATTCGGTCCGAACTG GTGCCGAACCATCACCAGCCTACTTTAACATTCTGATGCACGGCGACGAACCAGAAGTGCTAGACGGAACTCAACTCGCGGCCGATTGGACCTTCTCTGGGCTCCAGAAATTCGGCCAAGGTCTTCTGGATCGTCTTCGTAGCCAAAAGCTTCCGAATAAACTACTCGAACGG GtcaacattgttgaaattcccGGCATTTTAGAAGTACGCAAACAAGTTTCGCAGTATTTCCCCTTCAATGACGCTTGTCAATGGTTCATCGATCGGGCGGACATTATTTTCCTGGTGTACGATCCCTCCAAGCTCGATGTTGGACCAGAAACTGAAGCTATCTTGGATCAGCTCAAAGGAAGGGAATATCAG ACCCGAATCCTTCTAAACAAAGCCGACCAGGTGAAACCGGAAGAACTTCTACGTGTGCAGGGTGCTCTTATCTGGAACATCTCACCCCTGATGTCTTCGGCTCAACCACCGGTCATGTATACAGTCTCACTTTGGTCGAATCCTTTCGAATCTGGAGCTCCAGTCCGTCTGCTTCAGGCACAAGAACGCTCTTTGTTGCTCGATCTAGGACAGGCTATCGATAAGAGAATCGAAAACAAGATTGCGAGTGCACGTCGTTTCGCT GTTCGTGTGCGCAACCACGCGAAGATGGTCGACTGCTATCTAACGACCTATTACAACCACAAGACACTCTTCGCAAACAAGAAGCACATTTCCGACCAAATTATTGGCAACCCGCAACAATACCACATCTACGAAGGCCTGTCTACGCTAACTAATATCTCTCGCTACGATTTACCTGACCCAGACGTGTACCGTGACTTCTTCCAACTGAATCCACTGTACGAGTTCAAGAAGCTGTCGGAGACGTGCACATACTTCCGCGGCTGTCCTATCAACAGGCTCGATATTGCAATCGCGTACGATCTACCCGAACTAGTGGGCAAATACAAGAAGCTGGCCGAAGAGGCCCTTGGGAAATTCCATCTAACATCTACAACTACTGATTTCGGACGAGGCAAATCAAGCAGTTGA